The Pan paniscus chromosome 12, NHGRI_mPanPan1-v2.0_pri, whole genome shotgun sequence genome window below encodes:
- the COLEC11 gene encoding collectin-11 isoform X10, translated as MWWVPPSPCGSLPCALPGDMGDKGQKGSVGRHGKIGPIGSKGEKGDSGDIGPPGPNGEPGLPCECSQLRKAIGEMDNQVSQLTSELKFIKNAVAGVRETESKIYLLVKEEKRYTDAQLSCQGRGGTLSMPKDEAANGLMAAYLAQAGLARVFIGINDLEKEGAFVYSDRSPMRTFNKWRSGEPNNAYDEEDCVEMVASGGWNDVACHTTMYFMCEFDKENM; from the exons GAGACATGGGGGACAAAGGACAGAAAGGCAGTGTGGGTCGCCATGGAAAAATCGGTCCCATTGGCTCTAAAG gtgAGAAAGGAGATTCTGGTGACATAGGACCCCCTGGTCCTAATGGAGAACCAG GCCTCCCATGTGAGTGCAGCCAGCTGCGCAAGGCCATCGGGGAGATGGACAACCAGGTCTCTCAGCTGACCAGCGAGCTCAAGTTCATCAAGAATG CTGTCGCCGGTGTGCGCGAGACGGAGAGCAAGATCTACCTGCTGGTGAAGGAGGAGAAGCGCTACACGGACGCCCAGCTGTCCTGCCAGGGCCGCGGGGGCACGCTGAGCATGCCCAAGGACGAGGCTGCCAATGGCCTGATGGCCGCATACCTGGCGCAAGCCGGCCTGGCCCGTGTCTTCATCGGCATCAACGACCTGGAGAAGGAGGGCGCCTTCGTGTACTCCGACCGCTCCCCCATGCGGACCTTCAACAAGTGGCGCAGTGGCGAGCCCAACAACGCCTACGACGAGGAGGACTGCGTGGAGATGGTGGCCTCGGGCGGCTGGAACGACGTGGCCTGCCACACCACCATGTACTTCATGTGTGAGTTCGACAAGGAGAACATGTGA